The Heyndrickxia acidicola sequence GGCGAGGATAAAAGGAAAGTATCCGGGTAAAACCGTTGCTTTGCGAGCCGACTTTGATGCGCTACCTATACAGGAAGAGAACGACCTTCCCTATAAATCTCTTGTCCCCGGTGTTATGCATGCCTGTGGACACGATGGACACACAGCTACCCTGCTTATTGTCGGAAAAGTTCTACACGAATTAAGAGAAGAGTTATCGGGAGAATATATCCTTATACACCAGCATGCAGAAGAATACGCTCCAGGAGGGGCAATTTCCATGATTGAGGATGGCTGCTTAAATGGGGTCGATGTCATTTTTGGCACACACCTATGGGCACCCGTTCCATGTGGAACACTTCAATATCGAAAAGGACCTATTATGGCAGCAGCAGATCGATTTACAATTAAGATTCTTGGATATGGAGGCCATGGAGCACAGCCCCATAAAACAAAGGATGCTATTGTGACAGCATCCCAGCTTGTTATAAACCTGCAGCAGGTTGTAAGCAGAAGAGTAAATCCTATACACTCTGCCGTTTTGAGTGTGGGATCCTTCACTGCTGACAATGCCTTTAATGTAATTGCCGATACCGCAACACTAATCGGTACCGTTAGAACCTTTAATGAAGAGGTCCGCGATCAAATAGAAACTGAAATAGAACAAATTATAAAAGGCACCTGCTTAGCTGCCGGCTGTGATTACGATTATTTATATGAACGCGGATATCCTGCTGTTGTGAATCATTCAGATGAAACAGATTTTCTTATCAACTGTGCAAACGATGTTTCAGAACTGACAAATATTGAAGAGGCATCACCAGAAATGGGCGGCGAAGATTTTGCGTATTACTTGCAAAAAGTGAAGGGTACCTTCTTTTTTACAGGAGCAAAGCCCGATGATGCAGATGTAGCTTATCCACACCATCATCCAAAATTCAATATTAATGAAAAAGCCATGCTGAATGCGGCTAAGACTTTAGGAAATGCAGCTATCAGTTATCAAACAGCTGAAAATAAGGATAAACTAGCAGCTTTTTAATGAAGGAAGTTTCACATTGATTGGCATTTTTCAATGAAGTTTTTATAAATAAGGAATTCACATTGTTGAATCCAAAGCCTGTTATTCACCATTTTTTGTGACAAAAGCAAAAAAGTTTACGAGTGAGTCTTATGGACTCTGTTGTTATAGGGCATTCAATTTAAACCTTATTGTTTCTTTAATATAAAAGCAGCCAGGCATGCTACAGGCCTGACTGCTTTTCTTGTTTTTGACCATTTTCACGTTCATTAAACCACCTGAGCCTATAAGCGTTTAAGGCTGTCTCCCCTAATTGATCCATAAGATTATAATTCGCATACGCACCCACAATGGCTCCAATTCCAGGAACAAGCTGCAAAAGCTTTACAAGATCGAGATAGTCCCTGTATTCCTGCTGAAATACCCGCCAGTCAATTTCTTCAGCATCCTCCTTGTATGTTTCCCAGTGATCTATTTTATCCATCGTCTCCATCCTGGTCTGATCACTTGAAAATGCCAGTTGGAAAACATATAAGATGAACAGGCGCTCTTCATATTGTTTTGTATCATATCCATATAATGCTGCTACTTCAAACAGGTATTTCATTTTAATGGAAAGAAGGAGCGGGAAATCTGCAAGACCCAGAAGAATACCAGCACCGCCCGTTCCTGCCCCCTCTACAGCTGCTGCTTTTTTATAAAAATTTAATTTTTCCTTTACCTCTTTATCTAATTCTTCAAGGGTGGCCGCCCGTACCGCTTTTGTTTTAGTCAAATATTCCGAACCAAATAATGCCCCCTGTACCATTTTCTTAATACTTTCAGTAATAACCGAATTGGCTTTTTCAGGAATAAGACCATTCATTTTGGTTTGCGCTTTTTTTGCGGTGCGGTTTAATAAACTGGATCGCTTCATCAATTTTCGTTTCCATAGCTCAACATCTCCTCTTACAAGCTTTTCGTATTCCATAACATGAGCCTCCTAGCGATTCCTTTATATTCTCTCACTTACCAGCCTTCGAATCCGCCCTGGTAAATAAAGCTTCACAAAAATAAACGAGAAAATAACATTAATGACAAGGGTATAAATCCCATTCAGATAGGTGCTGCTAACAAAAACGACAATGCTAAATATAATAGCCTGGATCAGCAAGCAAATCCTGAGAACTTTCATAAAGGATTCTATCTTTAATTTTGGATTTAATGGATATAGGCGTACCCAAATTTTCAAATCATGATGTTGCACCATGGGGATGAGCTGAAATCCTGTTAAATATAAGAACAAAAGAGAAAGTCCAATCAACAAGTACCTTTGATCACTTACATATAAAAGAATGGCTCCAATAATGGTTAGACGTGCAAACAATCCAAAATACGCATTTGTTCGGATAAATGTTCTGGCATATAAATAGGAAAAGGAATGAGTTTGTCCATAGCCGAGAAATTTTAATGAGAAGTCCAGCCAGCTTCTGCGTTTCACCTGCCCTTTCAGCTTTGGAACATCAGTGAATAAATTCGCAAAGCGGTAAAAGGCCATAAGCCTTTTTTCCTCAAGCTCAATTAATCGATCCCAGTTCAGGGTCTTTTCCTTTCCAGCTTTGTAAAAATAAACAAGAAGCCCTGCCATTACAGCTGCCACCACAGCAGCCAGCCATAACGGTGCATCCACTGTAATGAAAAAGATTAGGACAGCATTTAAAGCAAATCGGATGATACCATCCATAAGCAATATATTGGAATCCTGATATTTAAGCACTTGCCATTGAAGTACCAGATTCCAGTACTTCACTGCCAGCAAAATAAAGTAAAGGTAAATAAATGATCGAAAGCCATGCCTAGTGGCAGCAACATACATGGGCATCAAGATGGCAAGCCCGACCAGCAGAACATAGGCCTGTATAAAAAAACTCAATGACAGCGATTTTTTAAAATACCCCTTCAATTTCGATTCAATAGGTAAAAGGAAAACCTTATCGGCTTCCTTTAACAAGGTAAACCGCGGACTTACTGTGAGCAGAATCCCTAGGATTAGTCCCATCACCCAGCCAATTGGAAAGCTTGTATCTAATGTCTTTACCCATTGGCTGTAATAATATGCTCCACCTGCAATACCAAAAATAGCCACAAATAATAAGTGGTCATTAAAAATGTACTTCAGATAGCGCCGGAGCTCCTGGGAAAATAATTGA is a genomic window containing:
- a CDS encoding M20 family metallopeptidase, with protein sequence MLQQKVFEKLESYYNEMVEIRRYLHQNPELSFKELKTAKYISDFYTNIGVQVQKHVGGNGVVARIKGKYPGKTVALRADFDALPIQEENDLPYKSLVPGVMHACGHDGHTATLLIVGKVLHELREELSGEYILIHQHAEEYAPGGAISMIEDGCLNGVDVIFGTHLWAPVPCGTLQYRKGPIMAAADRFTIKILGYGGHGAQPHKTKDAIVTASQLVINLQQVVSRRVNPIHSAVLSVGSFTADNAFNVIADTATLIGTVRTFNEEVRDQIETEIEQIIKGTCLAAGCDYDYLYERGYPAVVNHSDETDFLINCANDVSELTNIEEASPEMGGEDFAYYLQKVKGTFFFTGAKPDDADVAYPHHHPKFNINEKAMLNAAKTLGNAAISYQTAENKDKLAAF
- a CDS encoding EcsC family protein; the protein is MEYEKLVRGDVELWKRKLMKRSSLLNRTAKKAQTKMNGLIPEKANSVITESIKKMVQGALFGSEYLTKTKAVRAATLEELDKEVKEKLNFYKKAAAVEGAGTGGAGILLGLADFPLLLSIKMKYLFEVAALYGYDTKQYEERLFILYVFQLAFSSDQTRMETMDKIDHWETYKEDAEEIDWRVFQQEYRDYLDLVKLLQLVPGIGAIVGAYANYNLMDQLGETALNAYRLRWFNERENGQKQEKQSGL
- a CDS encoding ABC transporter permease, coding for MKKIENLWRERLQLFSQELRRYLKYIFNDHLLFVAIFGIAGGAYYYSQWVKTLDTSFPIGWVMGLILGILLTVSPRFTLLKEADKVFLLPIESKLKGYFKKSLSLSFFIQAYVLLVGLAILMPMYVAATRHGFRSFIYLYFILLAVKYWNLVLQWQVLKYQDSNILLMDGIIRFALNAVLIFFITVDAPLWLAAVVAAVMAGLLVYFYKAGKEKTLNWDRLIELEEKRLMAFYRFANLFTDVPKLKGQVKRRSWLDFSLKFLGYGQTHSFSYLYARTFIRTNAYFGLFARLTIIGAILLYVSDQRYLLIGLSLLFLYLTGFQLIPMVQHHDLKIWVRLYPLNPKLKIESFMKVLRICLLIQAIIFSIVVFVSSTYLNGIYTLVINVIFSFIFVKLYLPGRIRRLVSERI